One stretch of Hemibagrus wyckioides isolate EC202008001 linkage group LG01, SWU_Hwy_1.0, whole genome shotgun sequence DNA includes these proteins:
- the LOC131353923 gene encoding protein MTSS 1-like isoform X4: MEAVMEKECSALGGLFQAIINDMKSSYPVWEDFISKAGKLQSQLRTTVMAVAAFLDAFQKVADLATGTRGGTRDIGSALTRMCMRHRSIEAKLKQFSTTFIDCLINPLQEQLEEWKRGANMLDKDHAKEYKKARQEIKKKSSDTLKLQKKAKKGRGDIQPQLDSAVQDVTDKYLLLEETEKQAVRKALIEERARFCIFASMLRPVVDEEMAMLGEIVHLQTIAEDLKALTMDPHKLPPASEQIIHDLKGSDYSWSYQTPPSSPSTTMSRKSSMCSSLNSVNSSDSRSSGSLSHSSSPLYRYRSIAVPQQVPARLASVSSHDSGFASHDAFQSKSPSPMPSDPTSQLSNGYDHYGPAEASYPSGVAFPFPPNPSSSSSSSTPYSSSTLRSWSRPCSALMPDFPHYSTLNPGMLPPSSKIPSWKDWAKPGPYDQPMVNTLRKKKEPKEALDLNGSYQPALNSTQPEDNQKPRSIANTPNEVEVQQDLALALSCGLQLDAQCSSRDSLQCSSGYSTQSTTPCCSEDTIPSQVSDYDYFSEQQDFDKSSTVPRNSDLGQSYRKLFQTKRPASTAGIPSVPAVPGVATIRRTPSTKPSVRRGTGPVPIQTPVIPIMTPVPDFREVAPNEEAEPSDLDAEPESVLPVESWSGQASTNPPLSAPCEGQEGVVEEGDTMLQSIRRGVRLKKTTTNDRSAPRIP; encoded by the exons GAGGCACCAGAGACATCGGCTCGGCTCTGACCAGGATGTGTATGAGGCACAGGAGCATCGAGGCCAAGCTGAAGCAGTTCTCCAC gacGTTTATCGACTGCCTCATTAACCCTCTTCAGGAGCAgctggaggagtggaagagagGCGCTAACATGCTAGATAAGGACCATgccaaag AGTATAAAAAAGCTCGGCAGGAGATTAAGAAGAAATCCTCGGACACTCTGAAACTGCAGAAGAAGGCTAAGAAAG GGAGAGGGGACATCCAGCCTCAGTTGGACAGCGCCGTCCAGGATGTGACGGATAAATACCTGCTGCTAGAGGAGACAGAGAAGCAGGCAGTGAGGAAGGCGCTGATCGAGGAGAGAGCTCGCTTCTGCATCTTCGCCTCCATGCTGCGGCCCGTTGTG GATGAGGAGATGGCCATGCTGGGTGAGATCGTCCATCTTCAAACCATCGCTGAGGACCTCAAAGCTTTGACTATGGACCCCCACAAACTGCCTCCTGCCAGTGAACAG ATCATCCATGACCTGAAGGGTTCGGATTACAGCTGGTCCTACCAAACACCTCCTTCATCTCCAAGCACCACcatgtccagaaagtccagcATGTGCAG CAGTCTGAACAGTGTGAACAGCAGCGACTCGCGCTCCAGCGGCTCACTGTCTCATTCGTCCTCCCCGCTCTATCGCTACCGCAGCATCGCCGTGCCGCAGCAGGTCCCCGCCCGGCTCGCCAGCGTCTCCTCACACGACTCTGGTTTCGCCTCGCACGATGCTTTCCAGTCCAAGTCGCCTTCACCCATGCCCTCTGACCCCACCTCTCAG CTGTCAAACGGCTATGACCACTACGGCCCTGCAGAGGCCTCGTACCCATCCGGAGTGGCCTTTCCCTTCCCTCCaaatccctcctcctcctcctcttcctccaccccCTACTCTTCCTCCACTCTGAGGTCGTGGTCGAGGCCGTGCTCAGCGCTGATGCCCGATTTCCCCCATTACTCCACGCTGAACCCCGGCATGCTCCCCCCATCCTCCAAGATTCCCAGCTGGAAG GACTGGGCTAAACCGGGTCCATACGATCAGCCCATGGTGAACACGCTGAGAAAGAAGAAGGAGCCAAAGGAGGCGCTGGATTTGAACGGCTCGTACCAACCGGCACTGAACTCCACACAGCCTGAGGACAATCAGAAACCCAGGAGCATCGCTAATACACCAAAT gaggtggAGGTTCAGCAGGATTTGGCTCTGGCTCTCTCTTGTGGTCTGCAGTTAGACGCTCAGTGCTCCAGCAGAGACTCACTCCAGTGTTCCAGTGGATACAGCACTCAGAGTACCACACCCTGCTGCTCCGAGGACACCATCCCCtctcagg TGTCCGATTATGATTATTTCTCGGAGCAGCAGGACTTTGATAAATCTTCCACCGTCCCGCGGAACAGCGACCTCGGCCAGAGTTACCGTAAACTGTTCCAGACCAAACGTCCCGCCTCCACTGCCGGCATCCCCTCCGTGCCCGCCGTCCCGGGCGTGGCCACCATTCGCCGCACCCCTTCCACCAAGCCCTCTGTGCGCAGGGGCACCGGCCCCGTCCCCATCCAAACCCCTGTCATCCCCATCATGACCCCGGTGCCGGATTTCAGGGAGGTGGCGCCCAATGAGGAGGCGGAGCCGAGTGACCTGGATGCAGAGCCTGAATCCGTCCTTCCGGTGGAGTCGTGGAGCGGTCAGGCGTCCACTAACCCACCCCTGTCTGCCCCTTGCGAAGGGCAGGAGGGTGTGGTGGAGGAGGGAGACACAATGCTGCAGTCCATCCGGAGGGGAGTGCGATTGAAGAAGACCACCACCAACGATCGCTCTGCTCCTCGCATCCCATAA
- the LOC131353923 gene encoding protein MTSS 1-like isoform X6, producing the protein MEAVMEKECSALGGLFQAIINDMKSSYPVWEDFISKAGKLQSQLRTTVMAVAAFLDAFQKVADLATGTRGGTRDIGSALTRMCMRHRSIEAKLKQFSTTFIDCLINPLQEQLEEWKRGANMLDKDHAKEYKKARQEIKKKSSDTLKLQKKAKKGRGDIQPQLDSAVQDVTDKYLLLEETEKQAVRKALIEERARFCIFASMLRPVVDEEMAMLGEIVHLQTIAEDLKALTMDPHKLPPASEQIIHDLKGSDYSWSYQTPPSSPSTTMSRKSSMCSIAVPQQVPARLASVSSHDSGFASHDAFQSKSPSPMPSDPTSQLPSSSASLDSSELAQSVSECSSPTEKLSNGYDHYGPAEASYPSGVAFPFPPNPSSSSSSSTPYSSSTLRSWSRPCSALMPDFPHYSTLNPGMLPPSSKIPSWKDWAKPGPYDQPMVNTLRKKKEPKEALDLNGSYQPALNSTQPEDNQKPRSIANTPNEVEVQQDLALALSCGLQLDAQCSSRDSLQCSSGYSTQSTTPCCSEDTIPSQVSDYDYFSEQQDFDKSSTVPRNSDLGQSYRKLFQTKRPASTAGIPSVPAVPGVATIRRTPSTKPSVRRGTGPVPIQTPVIPIMTPVPDFREVAPNEEAEPSDLDAEPESVLPVESWSGQASTNPPLSAPCEGQEGVVEEGDTMLQSIRRGVRLKKTTTNDRSAPRIP; encoded by the exons GAGGCACCAGAGACATCGGCTCGGCTCTGACCAGGATGTGTATGAGGCACAGGAGCATCGAGGCCAAGCTGAAGCAGTTCTCCAC gacGTTTATCGACTGCCTCATTAACCCTCTTCAGGAGCAgctggaggagtggaagagagGCGCTAACATGCTAGATAAGGACCATgccaaag AGTATAAAAAAGCTCGGCAGGAGATTAAGAAGAAATCCTCGGACACTCTGAAACTGCAGAAGAAGGCTAAGAAAG GGAGAGGGGACATCCAGCCTCAGTTGGACAGCGCCGTCCAGGATGTGACGGATAAATACCTGCTGCTAGAGGAGACAGAGAAGCAGGCAGTGAGGAAGGCGCTGATCGAGGAGAGAGCTCGCTTCTGCATCTTCGCCTCCATGCTGCGGCCCGTTGTG GATGAGGAGATGGCCATGCTGGGTGAGATCGTCCATCTTCAAACCATCGCTGAGGACCTCAAAGCTTTGACTATGGACCCCCACAAACTGCCTCCTGCCAGTGAACAG ATCATCCATGACCTGAAGGGTTCGGATTACAGCTGGTCCTACCAAACACCTCCTTCATCTCCAAGCACCACcatgtccagaaagtccagcATGTGCAG CATCGCCGTGCCGCAGCAGGTCCCCGCCCGGCTCGCCAGCGTCTCCTCACACGACTCTGGTTTCGCCTCGCACGATGCTTTCCAGTCCAAGTCGCCTTCACCCATGCCCTCTGACCCCACCTCTCAG CTTCCTTCCAGCTCTGCTTCGTTGGATTCTTCTGAATTGGCTCAGTCGGTCAGCGAGTGCAGCTCTCCCACTGAAAAG CTGTCAAACGGCTATGACCACTACGGCCCTGCAGAGGCCTCGTACCCATCCGGAGTGGCCTTTCCCTTCCCTCCaaatccctcctcctcctcctcttcctccaccccCTACTCTTCCTCCACTCTGAGGTCGTGGTCGAGGCCGTGCTCAGCGCTGATGCCCGATTTCCCCCATTACTCCACGCTGAACCCCGGCATGCTCCCCCCATCCTCCAAGATTCCCAGCTGGAAG GACTGGGCTAAACCGGGTCCATACGATCAGCCCATGGTGAACACGCTGAGAAAGAAGAAGGAGCCAAAGGAGGCGCTGGATTTGAACGGCTCGTACCAACCGGCACTGAACTCCACACAGCCTGAGGACAATCAGAAACCCAGGAGCATCGCTAATACACCAAAT gaggtggAGGTTCAGCAGGATTTGGCTCTGGCTCTCTCTTGTGGTCTGCAGTTAGACGCTCAGTGCTCCAGCAGAGACTCACTCCAGTGTTCCAGTGGATACAGCACTCAGAGTACCACACCCTGCTGCTCCGAGGACACCATCCCCtctcagg TGTCCGATTATGATTATTTCTCGGAGCAGCAGGACTTTGATAAATCTTCCACCGTCCCGCGGAACAGCGACCTCGGCCAGAGTTACCGTAAACTGTTCCAGACCAAACGTCCCGCCTCCACTGCCGGCATCCCCTCCGTGCCCGCCGTCCCGGGCGTGGCCACCATTCGCCGCACCCCTTCCACCAAGCCCTCTGTGCGCAGGGGCACCGGCCCCGTCCCCATCCAAACCCCTGTCATCCCCATCATGACCCCGGTGCCGGATTTCAGGGAGGTGGCGCCCAATGAGGAGGCGGAGCCGAGTGACCTGGATGCAGAGCCTGAATCCGTCCTTCCGGTGGAGTCGTGGAGCGGTCAGGCGTCCACTAACCCACCCCTGTCTGCCCCTTGCGAAGGGCAGGAGGGTGTGGTGGAGGAGGGAGACACAATGCTGCAGTCCATCCGGAGGGGAGTGCGATTGAAGAAGACCACCACCAACGATCGCTCTGCTCCTCGCATCCCATAA
- the LOC131353923 gene encoding protein MTSS 1-like isoform X1: MEAVMEKECSALGGLFQAIINDMKSSYPVWEDFISKAGKLQSQLRTTVMAVAAFLDAFQKVADLATGTRGGTRDIGSALTRMCMRHRSIEAKLKQFSTTFIDCLINPLQEQLEEWKRGANMLDKDHAKEYKKARQEIKKKSSDTLKLQKKAKKGRGDIQPQLDSAVQDVTDKYLLLEETEKQAVRKALIEERARFCIFASMLRPVVDEEMAMLGEIVHLQTIAEDLKALTMDPHKLPPASEQIIHDLKGSDYSWSYQTPPSSPSTTMSRKSSMCSSLNSVNSSDSRSSGSLSHSSSPLYRYRSIAVPQQVPARLASVSSHDSGFASHDAFQSKSPSPMPSDPTSQLPSSSASLDSSELAQSVSECSSPTEKLSNGYDHYGPAEASYPSGVAFPFPPNPSSSSSSSTPYSSSTLRSWSRPCSALMPDFPHYSTLNPGMLPPSSKIPSWKDWAKPGPYDQPMVNTLRKKKEPKEALDLNGSYQPALNSTQPEDNQKPRSIANTPNEVEVQQDLALALSCGLQLDAQCSSRDSLQCSSGYSTQSTTPCCSEDTIPSQVSDYDYFSEQQDFDKSSTVPRNSDLGQSYRKLFQTKRPASTAGIPSVPAVPGVATIRRTPSTKPSVRRGTGPVPIQTPVIPIMTPVPDFREVAPNEEAEPSDLDAEPESVLPVESWSGQASTNPPLSAPCEGQEGVVEEGDTMLQSIRRGVRLKKTTTNDRSAPRIP, translated from the exons GAGGCACCAGAGACATCGGCTCGGCTCTGACCAGGATGTGTATGAGGCACAGGAGCATCGAGGCCAAGCTGAAGCAGTTCTCCAC gacGTTTATCGACTGCCTCATTAACCCTCTTCAGGAGCAgctggaggagtggaagagagGCGCTAACATGCTAGATAAGGACCATgccaaag AGTATAAAAAAGCTCGGCAGGAGATTAAGAAGAAATCCTCGGACACTCTGAAACTGCAGAAGAAGGCTAAGAAAG GGAGAGGGGACATCCAGCCTCAGTTGGACAGCGCCGTCCAGGATGTGACGGATAAATACCTGCTGCTAGAGGAGACAGAGAAGCAGGCAGTGAGGAAGGCGCTGATCGAGGAGAGAGCTCGCTTCTGCATCTTCGCCTCCATGCTGCGGCCCGTTGTG GATGAGGAGATGGCCATGCTGGGTGAGATCGTCCATCTTCAAACCATCGCTGAGGACCTCAAAGCTTTGACTATGGACCCCCACAAACTGCCTCCTGCCAGTGAACAG ATCATCCATGACCTGAAGGGTTCGGATTACAGCTGGTCCTACCAAACACCTCCTTCATCTCCAAGCACCACcatgtccagaaagtccagcATGTGCAG CAGTCTGAACAGTGTGAACAGCAGCGACTCGCGCTCCAGCGGCTCACTGTCTCATTCGTCCTCCCCGCTCTATCGCTACCGCAGCATCGCCGTGCCGCAGCAGGTCCCCGCCCGGCTCGCCAGCGTCTCCTCACACGACTCTGGTTTCGCCTCGCACGATGCTTTCCAGTCCAAGTCGCCTTCACCCATGCCCTCTGACCCCACCTCTCAG CTTCCTTCCAGCTCTGCTTCGTTGGATTCTTCTGAATTGGCTCAGTCGGTCAGCGAGTGCAGCTCTCCCACTGAAAAG CTGTCAAACGGCTATGACCACTACGGCCCTGCAGAGGCCTCGTACCCATCCGGAGTGGCCTTTCCCTTCCCTCCaaatccctcctcctcctcctcttcctccaccccCTACTCTTCCTCCACTCTGAGGTCGTGGTCGAGGCCGTGCTCAGCGCTGATGCCCGATTTCCCCCATTACTCCACGCTGAACCCCGGCATGCTCCCCCCATCCTCCAAGATTCCCAGCTGGAAG GACTGGGCTAAACCGGGTCCATACGATCAGCCCATGGTGAACACGCTGAGAAAGAAGAAGGAGCCAAAGGAGGCGCTGGATTTGAACGGCTCGTACCAACCGGCACTGAACTCCACACAGCCTGAGGACAATCAGAAACCCAGGAGCATCGCTAATACACCAAAT gaggtggAGGTTCAGCAGGATTTGGCTCTGGCTCTCTCTTGTGGTCTGCAGTTAGACGCTCAGTGCTCCAGCAGAGACTCACTCCAGTGTTCCAGTGGATACAGCACTCAGAGTACCACACCCTGCTGCTCCGAGGACACCATCCCCtctcagg TGTCCGATTATGATTATTTCTCGGAGCAGCAGGACTTTGATAAATCTTCCACCGTCCCGCGGAACAGCGACCTCGGCCAGAGTTACCGTAAACTGTTCCAGACCAAACGTCCCGCCTCCACTGCCGGCATCCCCTCCGTGCCCGCCGTCCCGGGCGTGGCCACCATTCGCCGCACCCCTTCCACCAAGCCCTCTGTGCGCAGGGGCACCGGCCCCGTCCCCATCCAAACCCCTGTCATCCCCATCATGACCCCGGTGCCGGATTTCAGGGAGGTGGCGCCCAATGAGGAGGCGGAGCCGAGTGACCTGGATGCAGAGCCTGAATCCGTCCTTCCGGTGGAGTCGTGGAGCGGTCAGGCGTCCACTAACCCACCCCTGTCTGCCCCTTGCGAAGGGCAGGAGGGTGTGGTGGAGGAGGGAGACACAATGCTGCAGTCCATCCGGAGGGGAGTGCGATTGAAGAAGACCACCACCAACGATCGCTCTGCTCCTCGCATCCCATAA
- the LOC131353923 gene encoding protein MTSS 1-like isoform X3, with product MEAVMEKECSALGGLFQAIINDMKSSYPVWEDFISKAGKLQSQLRTTVMAVAAFLDAFQKVADLATGTRGGTRDIGSALTRMCMRHRSIEAKLKQFSTTFIDCLINPLQEQLEEWKRGANMLDKDHAKARQEIKKKSSDTLKLQKKAKKGRGDIQPQLDSAVQDVTDKYLLLEETEKQAVRKALIEERARFCIFASMLRPVVDEEMAMLGEIVHLQTIAEDLKALTMDPHKLPPASEQIIHDLKGSDYSWSYQTPPSSPSTTMSRKSSMCSSLNSVNSSDSRSSGSLSHSSSPLYRYRSIAVPQQVPARLASVSSHDSGFASHDAFQSKSPSPMPSDPTSQLPSSSASLDSSELAQSVSECSSPTEKLSNGYDHYGPAEASYPSGVAFPFPPNPSSSSSSSTPYSSSTLRSWSRPCSALMPDFPHYSTLNPGMLPPSSKIPSWKDWAKPGPYDQPMVNTLRKKKEPKEALDLNGSYQPALNSTQPEDNQKPRSIANTPNEVEVQQDLALALSCGLQLDAQCSSRDSLQCSSGYSTQSTTPCCSEDTIPSQVSDYDYFSEQQDFDKSSTVPRNSDLGQSYRKLFQTKRPASTAGIPSVPAVPGVATIRRTPSTKPSVRRGTGPVPIQTPVIPIMTPVPDFREVAPNEEAEPSDLDAEPESVLPVESWSGQASTNPPLSAPCEGQEGVVEEGDTMLQSIRRGVRLKKTTTNDRSAPRIP from the exons GAGGCACCAGAGACATCGGCTCGGCTCTGACCAGGATGTGTATGAGGCACAGGAGCATCGAGGCCAAGCTGAAGCAGTTCTCCAC gacGTTTATCGACTGCCTCATTAACCCTCTTCAGGAGCAgctggaggagtggaagagagGCGCTAACATGCTAGATAAGGACCATgccaaag CTCGGCAGGAGATTAAGAAGAAATCCTCGGACACTCTGAAACTGCAGAAGAAGGCTAAGAAAG GGAGAGGGGACATCCAGCCTCAGTTGGACAGCGCCGTCCAGGATGTGACGGATAAATACCTGCTGCTAGAGGAGACAGAGAAGCAGGCAGTGAGGAAGGCGCTGATCGAGGAGAGAGCTCGCTTCTGCATCTTCGCCTCCATGCTGCGGCCCGTTGTG GATGAGGAGATGGCCATGCTGGGTGAGATCGTCCATCTTCAAACCATCGCTGAGGACCTCAAAGCTTTGACTATGGACCCCCACAAACTGCCTCCTGCCAGTGAACAG ATCATCCATGACCTGAAGGGTTCGGATTACAGCTGGTCCTACCAAACACCTCCTTCATCTCCAAGCACCACcatgtccagaaagtccagcATGTGCAG CAGTCTGAACAGTGTGAACAGCAGCGACTCGCGCTCCAGCGGCTCACTGTCTCATTCGTCCTCCCCGCTCTATCGCTACCGCAGCATCGCCGTGCCGCAGCAGGTCCCCGCCCGGCTCGCCAGCGTCTCCTCACACGACTCTGGTTTCGCCTCGCACGATGCTTTCCAGTCCAAGTCGCCTTCACCCATGCCCTCTGACCCCACCTCTCAG CTTCCTTCCAGCTCTGCTTCGTTGGATTCTTCTGAATTGGCTCAGTCGGTCAGCGAGTGCAGCTCTCCCACTGAAAAG CTGTCAAACGGCTATGACCACTACGGCCCTGCAGAGGCCTCGTACCCATCCGGAGTGGCCTTTCCCTTCCCTCCaaatccctcctcctcctcctcttcctccaccccCTACTCTTCCTCCACTCTGAGGTCGTGGTCGAGGCCGTGCTCAGCGCTGATGCCCGATTTCCCCCATTACTCCACGCTGAACCCCGGCATGCTCCCCCCATCCTCCAAGATTCCCAGCTGGAAG GACTGGGCTAAACCGGGTCCATACGATCAGCCCATGGTGAACACGCTGAGAAAGAAGAAGGAGCCAAAGGAGGCGCTGGATTTGAACGGCTCGTACCAACCGGCACTGAACTCCACACAGCCTGAGGACAATCAGAAACCCAGGAGCATCGCTAATACACCAAAT gaggtggAGGTTCAGCAGGATTTGGCTCTGGCTCTCTCTTGTGGTCTGCAGTTAGACGCTCAGTGCTCCAGCAGAGACTCACTCCAGTGTTCCAGTGGATACAGCACTCAGAGTACCACACCCTGCTGCTCCGAGGACACCATCCCCtctcagg TGTCCGATTATGATTATTTCTCGGAGCAGCAGGACTTTGATAAATCTTCCACCGTCCCGCGGAACAGCGACCTCGGCCAGAGTTACCGTAAACTGTTCCAGACCAAACGTCCCGCCTCCACTGCCGGCATCCCCTCCGTGCCCGCCGTCCCGGGCGTGGCCACCATTCGCCGCACCCCTTCCACCAAGCCCTCTGTGCGCAGGGGCACCGGCCCCGTCCCCATCCAAACCCCTGTCATCCCCATCATGACCCCGGTGCCGGATTTCAGGGAGGTGGCGCCCAATGAGGAGGCGGAGCCGAGTGACCTGGATGCAGAGCCTGAATCCGTCCTTCCGGTGGAGTCGTGGAGCGGTCAGGCGTCCACTAACCCACCCCTGTCTGCCCCTTGCGAAGGGCAGGAGGGTGTGGTGGAGGAGGGAGACACAATGCTGCAGTCCATCCGGAGGGGAGTGCGATTGAAGAAGACCACCACCAACGATCGCTCTGCTCCTCGCATCCCATAA
- the LOC131353923 gene encoding protein MTSS 1-like isoform X2 codes for MEAVMEKECSALGGLFQAIINDMKSSYPVWEDFISKAGKLQSQLRTTVMAVAAFLDAFQKVADLATGTRGGTRDIGSALTRMCMRHRSIEAKLKQFSTTFIDCLINPLQEQLEEWKRGANMLDKDHAKEYKKARQEIKKKSSDTLKLQKKAKKGRGDIQPQLDSAVQDVTDKYLLLEETEKQAVRKALIEERARFCIFASMLRPVVDEEMAMLGEIVHLQTIAEDLKALTMDPHKLPPASEQIIHDLKGSDYSWSYQTPPSSPSTTMSRKSSMCSLNSVNSSDSRSSGSLSHSSSPLYRYRSIAVPQQVPARLASVSSHDSGFASHDAFQSKSPSPMPSDPTSQLPSSSASLDSSELAQSVSECSSPTEKLSNGYDHYGPAEASYPSGVAFPFPPNPSSSSSSSTPYSSSTLRSWSRPCSALMPDFPHYSTLNPGMLPPSSKIPSWKDWAKPGPYDQPMVNTLRKKKEPKEALDLNGSYQPALNSTQPEDNQKPRSIANTPNEVEVQQDLALALSCGLQLDAQCSSRDSLQCSSGYSTQSTTPCCSEDTIPSQVSDYDYFSEQQDFDKSSTVPRNSDLGQSYRKLFQTKRPASTAGIPSVPAVPGVATIRRTPSTKPSVRRGTGPVPIQTPVIPIMTPVPDFREVAPNEEAEPSDLDAEPESVLPVESWSGQASTNPPLSAPCEGQEGVVEEGDTMLQSIRRGVRLKKTTTNDRSAPRIP; via the exons GAGGCACCAGAGACATCGGCTCGGCTCTGACCAGGATGTGTATGAGGCACAGGAGCATCGAGGCCAAGCTGAAGCAGTTCTCCAC gacGTTTATCGACTGCCTCATTAACCCTCTTCAGGAGCAgctggaggagtggaagagagGCGCTAACATGCTAGATAAGGACCATgccaaag AGTATAAAAAAGCTCGGCAGGAGATTAAGAAGAAATCCTCGGACACTCTGAAACTGCAGAAGAAGGCTAAGAAAG GGAGAGGGGACATCCAGCCTCAGTTGGACAGCGCCGTCCAGGATGTGACGGATAAATACCTGCTGCTAGAGGAGACAGAGAAGCAGGCAGTGAGGAAGGCGCTGATCGAGGAGAGAGCTCGCTTCTGCATCTTCGCCTCCATGCTGCGGCCCGTTGTG GATGAGGAGATGGCCATGCTGGGTGAGATCGTCCATCTTCAAACCATCGCTGAGGACCTCAAAGCTTTGACTATGGACCCCCACAAACTGCCTCCTGCCAGTGAACAG ATCATCCATGACCTGAAGGGTTCGGATTACAGCTGGTCCTACCAAACACCTCCTTCATCTCCAAGCACCACcatgtccagaaagtccagcATGTGCAG TCTGAACAGTGTGAACAGCAGCGACTCGCGCTCCAGCGGCTCACTGTCTCATTCGTCCTCCCCGCTCTATCGCTACCGCAGCATCGCCGTGCCGCAGCAGGTCCCCGCCCGGCTCGCCAGCGTCTCCTCACACGACTCTGGTTTCGCCTCGCACGATGCTTTCCAGTCCAAGTCGCCTTCACCCATGCCCTCTGACCCCACCTCTCAG CTTCCTTCCAGCTCTGCTTCGTTGGATTCTTCTGAATTGGCTCAGTCGGTCAGCGAGTGCAGCTCTCCCACTGAAAAG CTGTCAAACGGCTATGACCACTACGGCCCTGCAGAGGCCTCGTACCCATCCGGAGTGGCCTTTCCCTTCCCTCCaaatccctcctcctcctcctcttcctccaccccCTACTCTTCCTCCACTCTGAGGTCGTGGTCGAGGCCGTGCTCAGCGCTGATGCCCGATTTCCCCCATTACTCCACGCTGAACCCCGGCATGCTCCCCCCATCCTCCAAGATTCCCAGCTGGAAG GACTGGGCTAAACCGGGTCCATACGATCAGCCCATGGTGAACACGCTGAGAAAGAAGAAGGAGCCAAAGGAGGCGCTGGATTTGAACGGCTCGTACCAACCGGCACTGAACTCCACACAGCCTGAGGACAATCAGAAACCCAGGAGCATCGCTAATACACCAAAT gaggtggAGGTTCAGCAGGATTTGGCTCTGGCTCTCTCTTGTGGTCTGCAGTTAGACGCTCAGTGCTCCAGCAGAGACTCACTCCAGTGTTCCAGTGGATACAGCACTCAGAGTACCACACCCTGCTGCTCCGAGGACACCATCCCCtctcagg TGTCCGATTATGATTATTTCTCGGAGCAGCAGGACTTTGATAAATCTTCCACCGTCCCGCGGAACAGCGACCTCGGCCAGAGTTACCGTAAACTGTTCCAGACCAAACGTCCCGCCTCCACTGCCGGCATCCCCTCCGTGCCCGCCGTCCCGGGCGTGGCCACCATTCGCCGCACCCCTTCCACCAAGCCCTCTGTGCGCAGGGGCACCGGCCCCGTCCCCATCCAAACCCCTGTCATCCCCATCATGACCCCGGTGCCGGATTTCAGGGAGGTGGCGCCCAATGAGGAGGCGGAGCCGAGTGACCTGGATGCAGAGCCTGAATCCGTCCTTCCGGTGGAGTCGTGGAGCGGTCAGGCGTCCACTAACCCACCCCTGTCTGCCCCTTGCGAAGGGCAGGAGGGTGTGGTGGAGGAGGGAGACACAATGCTGCAGTCCATCCGGAGGGGAGTGCGATTGAAGAAGACCACCACCAACGATCGCTCTGCTCCTCGCATCCCATAA